A segment of the Stigmatopora nigra isolate UIUO_SnigA chromosome 15, RoL_Snig_1.1, whole genome shotgun sequence genome:
CACCTAGTAAGTTTctctaattggaaaaaaaagaactcaaCAAACCAGCTTTGCAAACCACAGCAAGCATTGCAACCGCTATGATGTCATTACCTAGAAACCTAATGTTATCTGACATTATTTACGCCAAGTTAAGGGGTTGAtttctattttctcttttaGTCTAATAACAAGTTCACtcccaaaaaataacataaacattGCATACTAGCTATTGTAGCAAGTAATTAATCTAATAGCAATGCTTTTCTATGCCATCTGCTTATCTGTAAAATGACATGAACCataaacttttttcttttttttttgccatggcTTTTAGATCACCCTCCTGAATTCTATCGTGACGTTGCATACAGGCTGAGAAATATTGCTGAAAATCGGCTTCCCAGTACAAAGAAGTTGACTCCCACTCCTCCGCAATTTGCTCCAGGTAACTAACACACCTAAAGAAAATAACCatagaattattatttatttatttatatatttctttcatgatgtatttttattatttagatttCTGTGATAAAATTGTAGACTCGTTGAGCAGTATCGGCGACGTGCTTCCTCCGAGTACAAAGAAGTTGACTTCTCCCACTTCCCCGCCTACTCCTTCAGGTACCTAACACACCTGTGTACATACAGGTATATAAATCTTAAAAGGAAATaactatagatttttttatatcatttatatatttttgttgtattacatttttttcataatgtattatttttattgcccATAAACATTTTAGCCATGAGAAATGACAGTATACTGAAAATAGTCAGCCTTTTAATGCCATACGTCCAATAGGGTCAAAACTcatatgaaatgtatttttattttttgccatggCTTTTagatttcttgaaaaaaattgcTGACTCCGTGAAAATTATCGGCGACGTGCATCCTCCGAATACGAGGAAGTTGACTCCTCCCACTCCCCCGCCTACTCCTTCTCCTCCCACTCCCCCGCCTACTCCTTCAGGTACTTAACACACTTTAAAATAGTCAGTCCTCTCGTACCCCACGTCGATCAGGTCAAAATTCACATTAAATgattccatttcttttttttatcaagccGTGGATGACAAAGAGCTGGTGGTGCAACAGCTTGTTCAGGTTCTGTCTGTCGAAGCCGATTCTATCAACAATAAGGTGAGCTTCATGATCATGGGATATTGTCATCTTCATTTCAGGGTCCATAAAGCTGTATTTCAGCACCACATTATTACCAAGTCTCCATTTTTACTCATGCTCCTTCTACTTGGCTTTTCTAttgaattaatcattttttgtgactTGTAAAGATCCAGTTGGATCCATTTCTGCGCTCCAGTTTGGCTCGGCTATCGTACCCATCCTTTGCTAGGCTTCTGGACACCGTCAGCAGCACTTGGGTACCGGATGCCCCGCTCCTCCCGCCTGCGGAGAGCCCGACTTTGCGCCGCATGGCCGTCTCCATGGAAGTCTCCAAGCGTATTGTAACGGCTACTGGCGTCCATCGCATGCAAGGCTATGCAGAGTGCTACATGGAGACTTTTACGCCTTGGTTAAAAAGTCGAGGAGGATGGGTAAGTGCTTATTCGacaatatatttcatatgtCCAATGCCGTTTTACATGttaatatttgcaaaaaatgtggCTAAAATCTAAAAGGGTTGGTTAAGTGTACACCATGTCTCATCtgtaatagaaaatgtttttctacTCTATAGTGAGCTTcattatatatttcatttttcatcctCAGGAGAATGTGGTCGATGTGAAGGATCCTGACGAATACGACTGAAAATGGTGTTTCTCTTTACTACATAAATTAGGTCGATCGTGCTACTGAGgtcagtttttattatctttattgttGGTTATTGTTGAACCAATTTATTACTGTGAATACTCATCAAATTTGGTTTATTGTTCTGTCAAGGaactgttatatattttttatgagaCTGAAGTTGGCTCAGGAATAATTCACATAATGACTGGTTGTAAAATCTGCCCCCAAGATGACATTTGACCTATTAGTTAAGTGAGCATGACGATCAAGTTCTACGCAAATGCGTtaagaaataaatgtaaatattcaagTTTTAGGAAGTTCTCTTCTAAAAATACCTCCAAACTACAGTATTTGCAACATTTGGCCATAATAATGTCATTCCTAGTAAAATGCTTAATACTACCTCCATTGAATATGTAGATTTGAGCTGCTAGGTTTGCCTTGGTatgacattgttgttgttttttattgtataaTCGAGGGTAAACAGTGACAATCATGCACCTTTGTGTATAAACGTTTTTTATATGACTTTTTTGGAATAAGTCTTGAAAATGTTGGAGATATGCACATAAGTTATTACATGTCATTTTTCTGTTGAGGataattagattttatttttagattattgGTTTATGGTGGTAGACATTTATAACCAGTGTAAACAATCTTTTTTATACTACCAATTGAAacttaaatactaaaaaaaatattgccatttaattatttagttttattcttTTCACCTGTTGCAAAATATGTACAGGCTAACACTAATACTACAATTTGatgccaaaaaatgtaaataaattggCGATTTTACTGATGGtatttatacaaatattttaagacAAAGAAAGCAAAGATACACCATATATTTATTCACAGCCTGAACAAGTTTGTCACTAcagaatttggaaaaaaaaaagtaacaagttTTAGCAAGTTTGTGAAGCAAGGCCACTTTATGCGCCAGTGCCAAAATATGAGCTTACTATATTTGCACTGTTTTTGTATtgagtgtacatttttttactttgttttataaaaaataatatcacaatctgaaatatttaaaaaaaaaaaaaataaaacttgactGGAAACAAGTTTTTTTGGAGCATTTCATCCATGTAAATATCCAATAGACATAGTAATTTAGTGTAGACAAATAATCACAACAAGGACTTAAAcaaggacaacaacaaaaaagaaacaacgtGAAGCAAAGAAACAAATTGAAAAGCCTAGAAATATGTCTAGTTTTTGTTGGCCctaatacaaattttaaaactatcattgaatatggcttgcacaagaagcttgagtcAGCCTGCATTCTGTTGCAGTTCATATCTTCAACACTAGATAGAGCTAGTCCCCTAAACGGTGCCGCTCAATTAATTCAGGAGTGAAAACCATTCAATGTCGGAAACTAGAAttttagtattttcttttacatcAATTTCTATTAAAAACAGATCGTTACCACCACTGCTGCTATGTGTCAGTTTGGCAGTGTAACTGTAGCTTGGCATGGCAGTTTAAACCGGAAGCAGATCCACAGTCAGTCCAAATACTTCTCAGCGCACACAATTTGGCAGTACATCAGCATGGAGAATACCAAAGCCAAGATCTGATTGAGaataagataaaatatttacactTCAAGGCATAGCAATTTGATAGCACTCATTTAGAATTAATGCCCTCAAATAAAACCACAAATAGTACAATAAACAACTGAAAATAGTGCCAAAATAAGTCATGTTGGATCTTCACAAATTGGAGTTTTTGGGTTTAATCTATTGCTATTGTGGTTTTTATAAGGGTTTCTTGATGGGGTTAACTTGTTGACAAGTACCTGAATGACACCAATGCACCCTCCAAAGATCAGAACGGATGGAATGTTATCCAGAAGCCATTCCCTGGCCTTTTGGTAGCAAGGCTGTAGAGTAAAGAATATCATTTCAAATCTGCTTTgccaaacattttaatatttgaagAGGGCCACCTCTGAATTTTACCCCCTCAGTGCTGTTTATGTGAAAGAATTCATGCATCTGGACTGGATTTAAAACTCCTGAGACAATGGAGGCTTATCATTTGAAAGCACATTTCTGTTAATGCAATTGAAAGTTACCTCAATCCATCCGTCAGTGCATTGGTCAATTCTGGCAGAACAGCAGGACGACGGCAGAGTTCCGTTAAGTACTTCATACCAATCGGTTTTATTGGTGACGCCACAACatttaaactgcaaaaaaagtgtaagacaaatttactttttttctgcGACTACAGTATGTTATCATTTGTAATGTTTCATACAATTTTTTTATGCTTACCATTTTTTGGAGATTATCCCAAGATTCTTTAAGCCCGGGTTCTGATTTGTAGTTTTTCATCCCTTTCTTTAAATCGCCTTGTGCTGTAGAATCCAGCTGGGGATAAACAGGCAAACATCACCCACCAGTATACAAGAGTCCCACCAGGATGTACAAAAAcatggggtttaaatacacaagaCAGGCTGATAACAATCGCAAACACCTAGGTCACACAAGGGAAACGGAGCCAAAATGGGCACAGCAGGTAAAACGCATACAATCACCCACCAGCCCCAACTAAACTTGATGGCATTACATTTCTTTAAGTATTGAGCCTTTAATGCTAAAAAGATAGAAATAATTTGTCTAATATCcatatgatacaaataataatcccactttttgtgtacattttgccattttgtctATACTGCACATTAACTGTAAACAAAAAACTGTGTAAAAGGTGAGCTCACCTGATCCCGAAAGATGTGTACCACCAGTGCCAGACCCACTTCTGTCAGAACCAGGAGTAACAGGAtcacaaaaaactgcaaagtgagGTACCCATTTAAACTCTTTTTGTAGCCATCCCTAACGTGACCTCATTTGCATCTTCAGCAtcatccttaaaaaaatgagGTGGTCCTACCATGAACAACAAGCAACGCTGCTCCTTGAGTGCTCCGAGACAACCGAGGAAGCCCGTAACCATGGTGATGCCCCCAGCGACGAGCAACAAATTGGCCGCCGAGAGTGACGGGAAAGAAAGAGGAAGAGATGAAAACTCGGCTTGAGTGAAAGACAGCCAGACGCCGACGCCAAACAACCCGCATCCTCCCAGCTGTTAAGGACACACGGTAAGacatttaaatttaacattAGCCAaagcaccattcattgtgtactaaatgtataaatataatttggggggaaaaatacgcCATTACTCACCCAGAAGAtgagattaaaaacaaacatagtATATTTGACGCAGCACAAACAATTCCGAGACGCTGACATCCTGAAATAAAAGATGAAAGGTAAATATCAGTTATCGCCAATCCTACTTTattagtatatataaaaaacaattccgcagtttcctacattgatttcaacattttactttttaccCCCTGGGCCAATAGAAAATGACTATTTAATTGACTTATGTGAAAACTGAGATCATAGGCTGAACTCAAGATTCTTGTGGAGACCATTTTCAATGATATTGTAATTATGTGAAGCGAGCTATTCAAAACTGGGATACGAGAGCATAATTTAGACACTTTAGTACTACAAGTAAAGAAAGTGGGTCCCAACTGAATGCAGTCTAACACGTGAGCTCACACAGGAAATCAAAGCACTGGTAGGAAGGAAGCTTCCTCCCAACCTCAATAGACCTAATAATACTACAGAAAGCATTTCCCATGGTCACCATGAACTTGTGACCCCATAAGCTAAACGCTACAAATGTGTGCTGCGTTTTTAACAATGTGACATTTGAACCCTTTCGCCAACAAATGACAGGGCACTCATTGaagtcattgactgccattgacggcaatggttgtccaatccattttcactgcaattaatgaccatgtatagtaaggcttttttttcttgaaaaaaatgaccatgtatagtaaggctcttttgattaaaaaagggttaaaaaaaaaccccaaacaaACACCCATCCTTTGCTCCGCCAGAGACCAAGCCTCCCCTTTTCTGACCCCCctggtgcatgttttttttttattcatactgTGCAAACCAAATGCTGAAATTTCAAATTCCATGCAGTGACAGTAGATTTTACCTGATGGTGGCTTTCACTTCTGTCCAAAGTTGTTGATGTTGTTAGGTTCCGTTTAGCACTCCCggattctttttttctaatcccctctttttcctctttcactCCAGGAAGGAGAGTTCCCGAGCAGGCAAATACCTCAAGAAGCTTTCTTtatgctcttttttttgcttctccACGGTGTTCTTCTTCTACTGTGGTCGCCTCTTCCTCCAATTAGCTTGTCCTCTCTCCCGATTCCCCACCTTTTGACTTCATGTATTTTTCCATCTGGGAGGCTTTATCCTAGTTTCAAAAAAGTTTCCAGATGTCTGAGTTTTCTCTGTCCTGCTTTCTGCTCCTCCCCTCCTCATTCTTTCCATGTACTCCCCCCCTCAAACACCCACCACCCACTACCTCTAGATTTGGCCTGCCCCGTTGCAGCTCGGCTTTCTCATTGTTCCAAAACATTGTCAAGATGACTCTAGGAAGGCCACTATTTAATACAATTGGACGTAGAGCTCTTCAAACTTTGTGGGGGATTAGACTTTATTTACAATTGGAACAAACTTTCAATTGTACAAAAGCAGCaactcatttttaaacattgtttttgttttgttggttcAATGACATTTATAACTTTCACTTTGTagcaaagaaaggaaaaaacatctattagaattttttttatatagttttgCTATGGGTAATCAGGACTATCAGAGCCTGCcaggactaaaaaaaatatgtgaatcacagactgaggtatattatattttggccatcagtacttattaaataattccaaattgtcccaAACCTACTCCATCCTTTCATAGAGattacaagaaaaaaaccttactatttatggttattttttaaagaaaaaaagcaatactatactatgtcattttttatgaactactggtttctctcacagggtggtggcccagtggttaagtcatcattcacccacctctttggtcttgggttcaagtccaactgcatgcaaagatttttcccaatattattcaggtaaaaaaatgagataagagtTTAAGTACTACTGGTTGCtctcacaggttggtggcccagtggataagtcatcagtctctcacatctgaggacctgtgttcaaatccaagtgcatgcaaagattttcccactattatttaggtaagtgaaagaggtaaaagtacaagtactactgctttcttgcaccgggtggtggcccagtggttaagtcatcagtctcccacatctgtggttgttggttcaaatccaagtccatgcaaagatttttcccaatattattcaggtaaaaaaatgagataagagtataagtactactggtTTCTCTCACaggatggtggcccagtggctaagtcatcagtctgtcacctctgtggtcctgggttcaaatcccagtgcaggcaaagattttcccacaattgttcaggtaaaagaataagtattaatgtccaagtgtttaactgaataagtattcagtggtggatgaagcattttgtccaaaaaatgactaagtgtttaaccccatttcctaggataaaagtataagtactactgctttctctcacagggtggtggcccagtggttaagtcatcagtcttccacatctgtggttgttggttcaaatcccagtgccggcaaagattttccaaatattattcaggtaaaagaataagtattaatgtctaagtgtttaagtgtaagtgttcagtggtggatgaagcattttgtcaaaaaaatgactaagtgtttcaccccaattccttggataaaacgtttcaacacctatgtataagtggggcacgagttggtgttgtgggttgcacactcgcctttgcacggagagaacgtgagttcgcttcccggtgtcggcggttcactgaccaagcaagcggtcgagggtcggccgaaggccgacccg
Coding sequences within it:
- the tspan4b gene encoding tetraspanin-4; protein product: MSASRNCLCCVKYTMFVFNLIFWLGGCGLFGVGVWLSFTQAEFSSLPLSFPSLSAANLLLVAGGITMVTGFLGCLGALKEQRCLLFMFFVILLLLVLTEVGLALVVHIFRDQLDSTAQGDLKKGMKNYKSEPGLKESWDNLQKMFKCCGVTNKTDWYEVLNGTLPSSCCSARIDQCTDGWIEPCYQKAREWLLDNIPSVLIFGGCIGVIQILALVFSMLMYCQIVCAEKYLD
- the bcl2l12 gene encoding uncharacterized protein bcl2l12, which translates into the protein MISTLGTFRYRRASSPAHLSKLGNPTTQKVMSMIRSSSVSSISLLEVKAETRLVLQAFLKQTLSVPFVQRPGRVGGAYKDHNKLSASVKPNTKNGLDPQVEDPNSADEKKTGFRDLLKQLPLRSTRSSAKSSSLEKDTKPKVPNIKALSEEDLLSPSSTSEEDDAEKKTKKRNKKKLTKKISQFFKKRDRKEKEKEDHDLEERKGEAKEDNSQPQRPSALLIDETAEPRPTLVSPNHPPEFYRDVAYRLRNIAENRLPSTKKLTPTPPQFAPDSLSSIGDVLPPSTKKLTSPTSPPTPSDFLKKIADSVKIIGDVHPPNTRKLTPPTPPPTPSPPTPPPTPSAVDDKELVVQQLVQVLSVEADSINNKIQLDPFLRSSLARLSYPSFARLLDTVSSTWVPDAPLLPPAESPTLRRMAVSMEVSKRIVTATGVHRMQGYAECYMETFTPWLKSRGGWENVVDVKDPDEYD